Proteins encoded by one window of Calonectris borealis chromosome 32, bCalBor7.hap1.2, whole genome shotgun sequence:
- the GEMIN7 gene encoding gem-associated protein 7 — translation MPVPVGVLRLPRGPDGCSRGFSPTSPRFQALLGGDAAAAQGARAALRQRYLRGLAAARGRPTRFCLRAGVRVDAVFGAADVEAVAFQVDALRTPLGVQAAALLRCTDVLAYSFLLD, via the coding sequence ATGCCGGTGCCGGTGGGGGTCCTACGGCTGCCGCGGGGCCCCGACGGCTGCAGCCGCGGTTTCAGCCCCACCTCGCCCCGGTTCCAGGCGCTGCTGGGGGGGGacgcggcggcggcgcagggggcgcgggcggccctGCGGCAGCGTTACCTGCGGGGGCTggcggccgcccggggccgccccacGCGATTCTGCCTGCGGGCGGGGGTCCGGGTGGACGCCGTCTTCGGCGCCGCCGACGTGGAGGCCGTGGCTTTCCAGGTGGACGCCCTGCGGACCCCCCTGGGGGTGCAGGCGGCCGCGCTGCTGCGCTGCACCGACGTCCTCGCCTACTCCTTCCTCCTCGACTGA
- the CLASRP gene encoding CLK4-associating serine/arginine rich protein, whose protein sequence is MWHEARKHERKLRGMMVDYKKRAERRREYYEKIKKDPAQFLQVHGRACKVHLDSAVALAAESPVNMMPWQGDTNNMIDRFDVRAHLDYIPMYTPPLLNPISPEQESDERKCNYERYRGLVQNDFAGISEEQCLYQIYIDELYGGLQKPNEDEKKKLAEKKASIGYTYEDSTVAELENSLEKRGEEEDSEEDSNTDEDEVIPDIDVEVDVDELNQEQVADLNKQATTYGMAEGDFVRMLRKDKEEAEAIKNAKALEEEKAMYSGRRSRRQRREFREKRLKGRKISPPSYARRDSPTYDPYKRSPSESTSESRSRSRTPSPGHEEKITFITSFGGSDEEAAAASAQAGGVPGKATALGKQRSAPGQPGSAAAGHSASSRRRSSSSSTSPSSSSSSSSRSSSRSHRGGGYHRSSRYCRSHSRRYSRSRSRSRRYSGGGSRDSRRRSRSYSPDRGYRYSSRRRSRSRSRSGERYRRGGRSSRHWSSSRSSRSPSDSRSRSKSVSPVREKPPRPAASPAVGEKLKKADSAAGKETGAAKPKLTPQEKLKLRMQKALNRQFKADKKAAQEKMLQQEHERQEREDELRAMARKIRMKERERREKEREEWERQYSRQSRSPSPRYGREYSSSRRRSRSRSRSPHYRH, encoded by the exons ATGTGGCACGAGGCCCGCAAGCACGAGCGCAAGCTGCGGGGGATGATGGTGGACTACAAGAAGCGAGCGGAGCGCCGCAGGGAGTACTACGAGAAGATC AAAAAGGACCCGGCCCAGTTTCTCCAAGTGCACGGCCGGGCCTGCAAGGTCCACCTGGACTCGGCCGTCGCGCTGGCCGCCGAGAGCCCCGTCAACAT GATGCCCTGGCAGGGGGACACGAACAACATGATCGACCGCTTCGACGTGCGGGCGCACCTGGACTACATCCCCATGTACACCCCGCCCCTGCTGAACCCCAT CTCCCCCGAGCAGGAGTCTGATGAGAGAAAGTGCAACTACGAGCGGTACCGAGGCCTGGTGCAGAACGACTTTGCCGGCA TCTCGGAGGAGCAGTGTCTCTACCAGATCTACATCGACGAGCTCTACGGGGGACTTCAGAAGCCGAATGAAGATGAGAAAAAGAA GCTGGCGGAGAAAAAGGCCTCCATCGGCTACACGTACGAGGACAGCACTGTGGCTGAGCTCGAGAACTCCTTGGAGAaacggggggaggaggaagactcCGAGGAAGACAGCAACACAGACGAAGACGAAGTCATCCCTGATATCG ATGTGGAAGTGGACGTGGACGAGCTGAACCAGGAGCAAGTGGCCGACCTGAACAAGCAGGCGACCACGTACGGCATGGCGGAGGGGGACTTCGTCAG GATGTTGCGGAAGGACAAAGAGGAGGCGGAAGCTATTAAAAACGCCAAAGCCCTGGAAGAGGAAAAGGCGATGTACTCG GGCCGTCGTTCTCGCCGCCAGAGGAGGGAGTTCAGGGAGAAACGCTTGAAAGGGAGGAAGATCAGCCCTCCCAG CTACGCACGGAGAGACAGCCCCACCTACGACCCCTACAAACG CTCCCCCTCGGAGTCCACCTCCGAATCCCGCTCCCGTTCCCGCACCCCGTCTCCCGGCCACGAGGAGAAGATCACCTTCATCACCAGCTTTGGCGGCAGCGACGAGGAAGCGGCGGCGGCATCGGCGCAAGCCGGCGGCGTCCCTGGAAAAGCCACCGCGCTCGGCAAACAGCGCTCCGCCCCAgggcagccgggcagcgccgcggcaGGTCATAGCGCCTCGTCCCG GAGAcgctcctcatcctcctccacctccccgtcctcctcctcatcctccagcTCCCGCTCCAGCTCCCGCTCGCACCGAGGTGGCGGCTACCATCGCTCCAGCCGCTACTGCCGCTCCCACAGCCGCCGGTACTCGCGCTcccgcagccgcagccgccgcTACTCGGGAGGGGGCTCGCGGGACAGCCGGCGCCGCTCCAGATCCTATTCCCCCGACCGGGGGTATCGCTAcagctcccgccgccgctccAG GAGCCGTTCCAGGTCCGGGGAGCGCTACCGGCGAGGCGGCAGGTCCAGCCGACATTGgagcagcagccggagcagccGAAGCCCCAGCGATTCGCGGAGTCGCAGCAAGTCGGTGTCTCCGGTGCGAGAGAAACCGCCGAGGCCCGCAGCGTCGCCCGCCGTGGGGGAGAAACTGAAAAA GGCTGACAGTGCTGCTGGTAAAGAGACAGGAGCTGCCAAA CCCAAGCTGACGCCGCAGGAGAAGCTGAAGCTGCGCATGCAGAAGGCGCTGAACCGGCAGT ttaaaGCCGATAAAAAGGCAGCGCAGGAAAAAATGCTGCAACAGGAGCACGAGAGACAG GAGCGGGAGGACGAGCTGCGGGCCATGGCCCGGAAGATCCGCATGAA GGAGAGAGAGCGGCGGGAGAAGGAGCGGGAGGAGTGGGAGAGGCAGTACAGCCGGCAGAGCCGGTCCCCGTCCCCGCGCTACG GTCGGGAATACAGCTCCTCCCGGAG GCgctcccggtcccggtcccggagCCCTCACTACCGGCACTGA